The following proteins are encoded in a genomic region of Gossypium hirsutum isolate 1008001.06 chromosome D05, Gossypium_hirsutum_v2.1, whole genome shotgun sequence:
- the LOC107958908 gene encoding topless-related protein 1 isoform X6: MTTSLSRDLIFLILQFLDEEKFKETVHILQKESGLFFSMKYFEDLILDGKWEEVERYLSGFTRVDDNRYSMKIFFEIRKQKYLEALDKHDRAMAVEILAKDLKVFSSFNEDLFREITQLLTLDNFRENEQLSTYRDAKTARTIMLGELKKLIEANPFFCDKLQFPSIKTSRLRMLINQSLNWQHSLCANPRQNPDIRTLMVDHNCRNSTDPYTQLATSNQLMVSAQRTEGFIPMCANGPFQPASTSVQAPLSAWLTTPLSMNHPVVSGGGSLGGPSNPAAVSNGLVDSDMSRPRVSAVPHRIMPPGINSSQNGLQFNMTEELPRTVARTLNQGSLTTSMDFHPIQQTLLLAGTNIGEISLWEVSSREKLVLRNFQVWDIGASSMTLKAALIKDPLVSVRRIVWSPDGSLFGVAYSKHMLQLYTYFGGNDIRQHLEIDSHIGAVNDLAFCNPYKQLAVITCGDDKTIKVWDVATGANMYTFEGHEASVHSVCPHNKENVHFFFSTSVDGKIKAWLYDTMGSRVNYYAPGCSCAAMAYSADGKRLFSCGTTKEGESHMVEWNENEGTVKRTYQGFHKRSLGIVQFDTAKNRFLAVGDDYSIKFWDMENCILLMTVDAEGGLPASPRIRFNKEGSLLAVSANDNKIKILATVDGLRLMRTYETHSHIAPRPAPSNAPVKNGDSRKPEDTKAKSTEEVNPVKAGKVTEISTSAQFRSLKLSAHFEADKIGRLVYTYTGNAILALAFNAIHLLWKWPQNDLNLSGKATTKAAPQLMQPASGILMTNHLIEGNPVETVPCFALSKNDSYVMSASGGKITLFNMMTFKKMVTFISPPPVATNLAFHPQDNNIIAIGMEDSTVYIYNVRLDEVKSKLRGHSKRITGLAFSPLLNILVSSGADAQIIVWDLNNWESKNGCYLQSPAGRTPTARSDTQIQFHQDQTQLLAVNETQIAIYDMRKMECIKQLAIGEASASISHATFSCDSLLVYTGFVDGTVRIFGASNLQLQRQINPAAYLPSNASSTVYPLVVAAHPQEPNQFAIGLTDGSVYVFEPLESEGEWDVVPQPQRIENGSTSTISTQVAALDQTKPQPQG; this comes from the exons ATGACGACTTCGCTTAGCAGAGACCTAATCTTCCTGATCCTGCAGTTTCTCGATGAAGAAAAGTTCAAGGAAACTGTTCACAT CCTCCAGAAGGAATCAGGTCTATTTTTCAGCATGAAGTACTTTGAGGACCTGATCCTCGACGGAAAATGGGAGGAGGTTGAGCGGTACCTTTCTGGGTTCACTAGAGTCGACGATAATCGTTATTCCATGAAGATATTTTTCGAAATCCGCAAGCAAAAATACCTTGAGGCCTTAGACAA GCATGATAGGGCCATGGCTGTTGAAATTCTTGCCAAGGATCTTAAAGTTTTCTCCTCTTTTAACGAGGACTTGTTCAGGGAAATCACTCAGCTCCTAACATTAGATAATTTTAG GGAGAATGAGCAATTATCAACTTATAGAGATGCAAAGACAGCAAGAACAATTATGTTGGGCGAGCTCAAGAAGCTGATTGAGGCAAATCCTTTTTTTTGTGACAAGTTGCAGTTCCCTAGCATTAAAACTTCAAGGTTACGGATGCTCATTAATCAAAG CTTAAATTGGCAACATTCCCTTTGTGCAAATCCTAGGCAAAACCCTGATATAAGAACTCTTATGGTGGATCACAATTGTAGAAATTCTACTGATCCATACACACAACTAGCCACAAGCAATCAGCTTATGGTTTCTGCACAAAGAACAGAAGGCTTCATTCCAATGTGTGCAAATGGG CCGTTCCAACCTGCATCAACATCAGTTCAAGCTCCTTTAAGTGCATGGCTAACAACTCCTTTAAGCATGAATCACCCAGTAGTTTCTGGAGGAGGTAGCCTAGGTGGCCCATCAAATCCTG CTGCAGTGTCAAATGGTCTTGTCGATTCTGATATGTCAAGGCCAAGGGTTAGTGCAGTTCCTCACAGG ATAATGCCACCAGGTATTAATTCCTCTCAGAATGGTTTGCAATTTAACATGACTGAAGAATTGCCAAGGACTGTTGCACGCACGTTGAACCAAGGATCACTTACCACAAGCATGGACTTCCATCCTATTCAACAAACTCTCCTTCTGG CTGGAACAAACATTGGGGAGATAAGTTTGTGGGAAGTTAGTTCTAGAGAGAAGTTGGTTTTGAGAAACTTTCAGGTGTGGGATATTGGAGCAAGTTCTATGACATTAAAG GCAGCTTTGATCAAAGATCCACTTGTCTCTGTAAGGCGTATAGTATGGAGCCCTGATGGTTCTTTGTTTG GAGTTGCATATTCTAAACATATGCTGCAGCTGTACACTTATTTTGGAGGGAATGATATTCGACAACATTTGGAG ATTGACTCGCATATTGGTGCTGTAAATGATCTAGCATTCTGTAACCCCTATAAGCAACTTGCGGTTATTACTTGTGGTGATGACAAGACCATCAAG GTGTGGGACGTAGCTACTGGCGCTAATATGTACACATTTGAAGGTCATGAGGCTTCTGTACATTCTGTCTGTCCTCATAACAAAGAAAATGTCCAT TTTTTCTTTTCAACATCAGTGGATGGCAAAATAAAGGCATGGTTATATGACACGATGGGATCCAGGGTCAATTATTATGCTCCTGGTTGCTCCTGTGCTGCAATGGCCTATAGTGCTGATGGAAAAAG GTTATTCTCATGTGGAACCACGAAAGAAGGGGAGTCACACATGGtcgaatggaatgaaaatgaagGTACTGTTAAGAGAACCTACCAAGGATTTCACAAACGTTCTTTGGGAATTGTTCAGTTTGATACTGCCAAGAATCGTTTCTTGGCAGTTGGTGAtgattattcaattaaattctgGGACATGGAAAATTGCATTCTTTTAATGACTGTTGATGCCGAGGGAGGATTACCG GCAAGTCCTCGTATCCGCTTCAACAAGGAGGGCTCCTTGTTGGCTGTTTCtgcaaatgataataaaataaagattttggcaACAGTTGATGGTCTTCGATTAATGCGTACATATGAAACTCATTCCCATATTGCTCCAAGACCAGCTCCATCTAATGCTCCAGTTAAG AATGGTGACTCAAGAAAGCCCGAGGATACAAAAGCAAAATCAACTGAAGAAGTAAACCCAGTAAAAGCAGGCAAGGTGACTGAGATTAGCACATCTGCTCAATTTCGTTCACTCAAACTCTCAGCTCATTTCGAAGCAGATAAG ATTGGAAGGTTGGTTTATACTTATACAGGTAATGCCATTTTGGCATTAGCATTTAATGCTATTCATTTACTGTGGAAGTGGCCGCAAAATGACCTCAATTTGAGTGGGAAG GCCACAACAAAGGCTGCCCCTCAACTAATGCAACCAGCATCAGGCATATTAATGACCAATCATCTGATCGAGGGTAACCCTGTTGAAACTGTGCCATGTTTTGCATTGTCCAAGAACGACTCCTATGTCATGTCTGCATCAGGAGGAAAAATTACATTGTTCAACATGATGACATTTAAG AAAATGGTAACTTTCATTTCTCCACCCCCTGTGGCTACAAATCTTGCTTTTCATCCTCAAGATAACAATATAATCGCTATTGGCATGGAGGATTCCACAGTTTACATCTACAATGTTCGTCTAGATGAGGTCAAGAGCAAGCTTAGGGGTCACTCTAAGAGAATTACTGGTCTTGCCTTTTCCCCTCTGTTGAATATACTAGTTTCTTCTGGAGCTGATGCCCAG ATCATTGTATGGGACTTGAATAATTGGGAAAGTAAGAATGGATGCTATTTGCAATCTCCAGCAGGAAGGACACCTACAGCAAGGTCAGACACCCAGATACAGTTTCACCAGGATCAGACACAGTTGCTCGCTGTAAACGAAACTCAAATTGCCATATATGACATGAGGAAAATGGAGTGTATAAAGCAG TTGGCTATAGGAGAAGCTTCAGCATCAATCTCCCATGCAACATTTTCATGTGATAGCCTGTTAGTGTACACCGGTTTCGTGGATGGAACAGTGCGCATATTTGGTGCCTCAAATCTTCAATTACAACGCCAGATAAATCCCGCCGCTTATCTCCCATCCAATGCCAG CTCAACTGTTTATCCGCTTGTGGTTGCTGCACATCCCCAAGAACCCAACCAGTTTGCCATAGGCCTAACTGATGGCAGCGTCTACGTGTTTGAACCACTTGAGTCTGAAGGTGAATGGGATGTTGTGCCCCAACCTCAACGCATTGAGAATGGATCCACAAGTACCATTTCTACTCAAGTTGCAGCCTTGGATCAAACCAAACCCCAACCCCAGGGCTAA
- the LOC107958908 gene encoding topless-related protein 1 isoform X7: MTTSLSRDLIFLILQFLDEEKFKETVHILQKESGLFFSMKYFEDLILDGKWEEVERYLSGFTRVDDNRYSMKIFFEIRKQKYLEALDKHDRAMAVEILAKDLKVFSSFNEDLFREITQLLTLDNFRENEQLSTYRDAKTARTIMLGELKKLIEANPFFCDKLQFPSIKTSRLRMLINQSLNWQHSLCANPRQNPDIRTLMVDHNCRNSTDPYTQLATSNQLMVSAQRTEGFIPMCANGPFQPASTSVQAPLSAWLTTPLSMNHPVVSGGGSLGGPSNPVSNGLVDSDMSRPRVSAVPHRIMPPGINSSQNGLQFNMTEELPRTVARTLNQGSLTTSMDFHPIQQTLLLAGTNIGEISLWEVSSREKLVLRNFQVWDIGASSMTLKAALIKDPLVSVRRIVWSPDGSLFGVAYSKHMLQLYTYFGGNDIRQHLEIDSHIGAVNDLAFCNPYKQLAVITCGDDKTIKVWDVATGANMYTFEGHEASVHSVCPHNKENVHFFFSTSVDGKIKAWLYDTMGSRVNYYAPGCSCAAMAYSADGKRLFSCGTTKEGESHMVEWNENEGTVKRTYQGFHKRSLGIVQFDTAKNRFLAVGDDYSIKFWDMENCILLMTVDAEGGLPASPRIRFNKEGSLLAVSANDNKIKILATVDGLRLMRTYETHSHIAPRPAPSNAPVKNGDSRKPEDTKAKSTEEVNPVKAGKVTEISTSAQFRSLKLSAHFEADKIGRLVYTYTGNAILALAFNAIHLLWKWPQNDLNLSGKATTKAAPQLMQPASGILMTNHLIEGNPVETVPCFALSKNDSYVMSASGGKITLFNMMTFKKMVTFISPPPVATNLAFHPQDNNIIAIGMEDSTVYIYNVRLDEVKSKLRGHSKRITGLAFSPLLNILVSSGADAQIIVWDLNNWESKNGCYLQSPAGRTPTARSDTQIQFHQDQTQLLAVNETQIAIYDMRKMECIKQLAIGEASASISHATFSCDSLLVYTGFVDGTVRIFGASNLQLQRQINPAAYLPSNASSTVYPLVVAAHPQEPNQFAIGLTDGSVYVFEPLESEGEWDVVPQPQRIENGSTSTISTQVAALDQTKPQPQG; the protein is encoded by the exons ATGACGACTTCGCTTAGCAGAGACCTAATCTTCCTGATCCTGCAGTTTCTCGATGAAGAAAAGTTCAAGGAAACTGTTCACAT CCTCCAGAAGGAATCAGGTCTATTTTTCAGCATGAAGTACTTTGAGGACCTGATCCTCGACGGAAAATGGGAGGAGGTTGAGCGGTACCTTTCTGGGTTCACTAGAGTCGACGATAATCGTTATTCCATGAAGATATTTTTCGAAATCCGCAAGCAAAAATACCTTGAGGCCTTAGACAA GCATGATAGGGCCATGGCTGTTGAAATTCTTGCCAAGGATCTTAAAGTTTTCTCCTCTTTTAACGAGGACTTGTTCAGGGAAATCACTCAGCTCCTAACATTAGATAATTTTAG GGAGAATGAGCAATTATCAACTTATAGAGATGCAAAGACAGCAAGAACAATTATGTTGGGCGAGCTCAAGAAGCTGATTGAGGCAAATCCTTTTTTTTGTGACAAGTTGCAGTTCCCTAGCATTAAAACTTCAAGGTTACGGATGCTCATTAATCAAAG CTTAAATTGGCAACATTCCCTTTGTGCAAATCCTAGGCAAAACCCTGATATAAGAACTCTTATGGTGGATCACAATTGTAGAAATTCTACTGATCCATACACACAACTAGCCACAAGCAATCAGCTTATGGTTTCTGCACAAAGAACAGAAGGCTTCATTCCAATGTGTGCAAATGGG CCGTTCCAACCTGCATCAACATCAGTTCAAGCTCCTTTAAGTGCATGGCTAACAACTCCTTTAAGCATGAATCACCCAGTAGTTTCTGGAGGAGGTAGCCTAGGTGGCCCATCAAATCCTG TGTCAAATGGTCTTGTCGATTCTGATATGTCAAGGCCAAGGGTTAGTGCAGTTCCTCACAGG ATAATGCCACCAGGTATTAATTCCTCTCAGAATGGTTTGCAATTTAACATGACTGAAGAATTGCCAAGGACTGTTGCACGCACGTTGAACCAAGGATCACTTACCACAAGCATGGACTTCCATCCTATTCAACAAACTCTCCTTCTGG CTGGAACAAACATTGGGGAGATAAGTTTGTGGGAAGTTAGTTCTAGAGAGAAGTTGGTTTTGAGAAACTTTCAGGTGTGGGATATTGGAGCAAGTTCTATGACATTAAAG GCAGCTTTGATCAAAGATCCACTTGTCTCTGTAAGGCGTATAGTATGGAGCCCTGATGGTTCTTTGTTTG GAGTTGCATATTCTAAACATATGCTGCAGCTGTACACTTATTTTGGAGGGAATGATATTCGACAACATTTGGAG ATTGACTCGCATATTGGTGCTGTAAATGATCTAGCATTCTGTAACCCCTATAAGCAACTTGCGGTTATTACTTGTGGTGATGACAAGACCATCAAG GTGTGGGACGTAGCTACTGGCGCTAATATGTACACATTTGAAGGTCATGAGGCTTCTGTACATTCTGTCTGTCCTCATAACAAAGAAAATGTCCAT TTTTTCTTTTCAACATCAGTGGATGGCAAAATAAAGGCATGGTTATATGACACGATGGGATCCAGGGTCAATTATTATGCTCCTGGTTGCTCCTGTGCTGCAATGGCCTATAGTGCTGATGGAAAAAG GTTATTCTCATGTGGAACCACGAAAGAAGGGGAGTCACACATGGtcgaatggaatgaaaatgaagGTACTGTTAAGAGAACCTACCAAGGATTTCACAAACGTTCTTTGGGAATTGTTCAGTTTGATACTGCCAAGAATCGTTTCTTGGCAGTTGGTGAtgattattcaattaaattctgGGACATGGAAAATTGCATTCTTTTAATGACTGTTGATGCCGAGGGAGGATTACCG GCAAGTCCTCGTATCCGCTTCAACAAGGAGGGCTCCTTGTTGGCTGTTTCtgcaaatgataataaaataaagattttggcaACAGTTGATGGTCTTCGATTAATGCGTACATATGAAACTCATTCCCATATTGCTCCAAGACCAGCTCCATCTAATGCTCCAGTTAAG AATGGTGACTCAAGAAAGCCCGAGGATACAAAAGCAAAATCAACTGAAGAAGTAAACCCAGTAAAAGCAGGCAAGGTGACTGAGATTAGCACATCTGCTCAATTTCGTTCACTCAAACTCTCAGCTCATTTCGAAGCAGATAAG ATTGGAAGGTTGGTTTATACTTATACAGGTAATGCCATTTTGGCATTAGCATTTAATGCTATTCATTTACTGTGGAAGTGGCCGCAAAATGACCTCAATTTGAGTGGGAAG GCCACAACAAAGGCTGCCCCTCAACTAATGCAACCAGCATCAGGCATATTAATGACCAATCATCTGATCGAGGGTAACCCTGTTGAAACTGTGCCATGTTTTGCATTGTCCAAGAACGACTCCTATGTCATGTCTGCATCAGGAGGAAAAATTACATTGTTCAACATGATGACATTTAAG AAAATGGTAACTTTCATTTCTCCACCCCCTGTGGCTACAAATCTTGCTTTTCATCCTCAAGATAACAATATAATCGCTATTGGCATGGAGGATTCCACAGTTTACATCTACAATGTTCGTCTAGATGAGGTCAAGAGCAAGCTTAGGGGTCACTCTAAGAGAATTACTGGTCTTGCCTTTTCCCCTCTGTTGAATATACTAGTTTCTTCTGGAGCTGATGCCCAG ATCATTGTATGGGACTTGAATAATTGGGAAAGTAAGAATGGATGCTATTTGCAATCTCCAGCAGGAAGGACACCTACAGCAAGGTCAGACACCCAGATACAGTTTCACCAGGATCAGACACAGTTGCTCGCTGTAAACGAAACTCAAATTGCCATATATGACATGAGGAAAATGGAGTGTATAAAGCAG TTGGCTATAGGAGAAGCTTCAGCATCAATCTCCCATGCAACATTTTCATGTGATAGCCTGTTAGTGTACACCGGTTTCGTGGATGGAACAGTGCGCATATTTGGTGCCTCAAATCTTCAATTACAACGCCAGATAAATCCCGCCGCTTATCTCCCATCCAATGCCAG CTCAACTGTTTATCCGCTTGTGGTTGCTGCACATCCCCAAGAACCCAACCAGTTTGCCATAGGCCTAACTGATGGCAGCGTCTACGTGTTTGAACCACTTGAGTCTGAAGGTGAATGGGATGTTGTGCCCCAACCTCAACGCATTGAGAATGGATCCACAAGTACCATTTCTACTCAAGTTGCAGCCTTGGATCAAACCAAACCCCAACCCCAGGGCTAA
- the LOC107958908 gene encoding topless-related protein 1 isoform X5, whose protein sequence is MTTSLSRDLIFLILQFLDEEKFKETVHILQKESGLFFSMKYFEDLILDGKWEEVERYLSGFTRVDDNRYSMKIFFEIRKQKYLEALDKHDRAMAVEILAKDLKVFSSFNEDLFREITQLLTLDNFSFCRENEQLSTYRDAKTARTIMLGELKKLIEANPFFCDKLQFPSIKTSRLRMLINQSLNWQHSLCANPRQNPDIRTLMVDHNCRNSTDPYTQLATSNQLMVSAQRTEGFIPMCANGPFQPASTSVQAPLSAWLTTPLSMNHPVVSGGGSLGGPSNPAAVSNGLVDSDMSRPRVSAVPHRIMPPGINSSQNGLQFNMTEELPRTVARTLNQGSLTTSMDFHPIQQTLLLAGTNIGEISLWEVSSREKLVLRNFQVWDIGASSMTLKAALIKDPLVSVRRIVWSPDGSLFGVAYSKHMLQLYTYFGGNDIRQHLEIDSHIGAVNDLAFCNPYKQLAVITCGDDKTIKVWDVATGANMYTFEGHEASVHSVCPHNKENVHFFFSTSVDGKIKAWLYDTMGSRVNYYAPGCSCAAMAYSADGKRLFSCGTTKEGESHMVEWNENEGTVKRTYQGFHKRSLGIVQFDTAKNRFLAVGDDYSIKFWDMENCILLMTVDAEGGLPASPRIRFNKEGSLLAVSANDNKIKILATVDGLRLMRTYETHSHIAPRPAPSNAPVKNGDSRKPEDTKAKSTEEVNPVKAGKVTEISTSAQFRSLKLSAHFEADKIGRLVYTYTGNAILALAFNAIHLLWKWPQNDLNLSGKATTKAAPQLMQPASGILMTNHLIEGNPVETVPCFALSKNDSYVMSASGGKITLFNMMTFKKMVTFISPPPVATNLAFHPQDNNIIAIGMEDSTVYIYNVRLDEVKSKLRGHSKRITGLAFSPLLNILVSSGADAQIIVWDLNNWESKNGCYLQSPAGRTPTARSDTQIQFHQDQTQLLAVNETQIAIYDMRKMECIKQLAIGEASASISHATFSCDSLLVYTGFVDGTVRIFGASNLQLQRQINPAAYLPSNASSTVYPLVVAAHPQEPNQFAIGLTDGSVYVFEPLESEGEWDVVPQPQRIENGSTSTISTQVAALDQTKPQPQG, encoded by the exons ATGACGACTTCGCTTAGCAGAGACCTAATCTTCCTGATCCTGCAGTTTCTCGATGAAGAAAAGTTCAAGGAAACTGTTCACAT CCTCCAGAAGGAATCAGGTCTATTTTTCAGCATGAAGTACTTTGAGGACCTGATCCTCGACGGAAAATGGGAGGAGGTTGAGCGGTACCTTTCTGGGTTCACTAGAGTCGACGATAATCGTTATTCCATGAAGATATTTTTCGAAATCCGCAAGCAAAAATACCTTGAGGCCTTAGACAA GCATGATAGGGCCATGGCTGTTGAAATTCTTGCCAAGGATCTTAAAGTTTTCTCCTCTTTTAACGAGGACTTGTTCAGGGAAATCACTCAGCTCCTAACATTAGATAATTTTAG TTTCTGCAGGGAGAATGAGCAATTATCAACTTATAGAGATGCAAAGACAGCAAGAACAATTATGTTGGGCGAGCTCAAGAAGCTGATTGAGGCAAATCCTTTTTTTTGTGACAAGTTGCAGTTCCCTAGCATTAAAACTTCAAGGTTACGGATGCTCATTAATCAAAG CTTAAATTGGCAACATTCCCTTTGTGCAAATCCTAGGCAAAACCCTGATATAAGAACTCTTATGGTGGATCACAATTGTAGAAATTCTACTGATCCATACACACAACTAGCCACAAGCAATCAGCTTATGGTTTCTGCACAAAGAACAGAAGGCTTCATTCCAATGTGTGCAAATGGG CCGTTCCAACCTGCATCAACATCAGTTCAAGCTCCTTTAAGTGCATGGCTAACAACTCCTTTAAGCATGAATCACCCAGTAGTTTCTGGAGGAGGTAGCCTAGGTGGCCCATCAAATCCTG CTGCAGTGTCAAATGGTCTTGTCGATTCTGATATGTCAAGGCCAAGGGTTAGTGCAGTTCCTCACAGG ATAATGCCACCAGGTATTAATTCCTCTCAGAATGGTTTGCAATTTAACATGACTGAAGAATTGCCAAGGACTGTTGCACGCACGTTGAACCAAGGATCACTTACCACAAGCATGGACTTCCATCCTATTCAACAAACTCTCCTTCTGG CTGGAACAAACATTGGGGAGATAAGTTTGTGGGAAGTTAGTTCTAGAGAGAAGTTGGTTTTGAGAAACTTTCAGGTGTGGGATATTGGAGCAAGTTCTATGACATTAAAG GCAGCTTTGATCAAAGATCCACTTGTCTCTGTAAGGCGTATAGTATGGAGCCCTGATGGTTCTTTGTTTG GAGTTGCATATTCTAAACATATGCTGCAGCTGTACACTTATTTTGGAGGGAATGATATTCGACAACATTTGGAG ATTGACTCGCATATTGGTGCTGTAAATGATCTAGCATTCTGTAACCCCTATAAGCAACTTGCGGTTATTACTTGTGGTGATGACAAGACCATCAAG GTGTGGGACGTAGCTACTGGCGCTAATATGTACACATTTGAAGGTCATGAGGCTTCTGTACATTCTGTCTGTCCTCATAACAAAGAAAATGTCCAT TTTTTCTTTTCAACATCAGTGGATGGCAAAATAAAGGCATGGTTATATGACACGATGGGATCCAGGGTCAATTATTATGCTCCTGGTTGCTCCTGTGCTGCAATGGCCTATAGTGCTGATGGAAAAAG GTTATTCTCATGTGGAACCACGAAAGAAGGGGAGTCACACATGGtcgaatggaatgaaaatgaagGTACTGTTAAGAGAACCTACCAAGGATTTCACAAACGTTCTTTGGGAATTGTTCAGTTTGATACTGCCAAGAATCGTTTCTTGGCAGTTGGTGAtgattattcaattaaattctgGGACATGGAAAATTGCATTCTTTTAATGACTGTTGATGCCGAGGGAGGATTACCG GCAAGTCCTCGTATCCGCTTCAACAAGGAGGGCTCCTTGTTGGCTGTTTCtgcaaatgataataaaataaagattttggcaACAGTTGATGGTCTTCGATTAATGCGTACATATGAAACTCATTCCCATATTGCTCCAAGACCAGCTCCATCTAATGCTCCAGTTAAG AATGGTGACTCAAGAAAGCCCGAGGATACAAAAGCAAAATCAACTGAAGAAGTAAACCCAGTAAAAGCAGGCAAGGTGACTGAGATTAGCACATCTGCTCAATTTCGTTCACTCAAACTCTCAGCTCATTTCGAAGCAGATAAG ATTGGAAGGTTGGTTTATACTTATACAGGTAATGCCATTTTGGCATTAGCATTTAATGCTATTCATTTACTGTGGAAGTGGCCGCAAAATGACCTCAATTTGAGTGGGAAG GCCACAACAAAGGCTGCCCCTCAACTAATGCAACCAGCATCAGGCATATTAATGACCAATCATCTGATCGAGGGTAACCCTGTTGAAACTGTGCCATGTTTTGCATTGTCCAAGAACGACTCCTATGTCATGTCTGCATCAGGAGGAAAAATTACATTGTTCAACATGATGACATTTAAG AAAATGGTAACTTTCATTTCTCCACCCCCTGTGGCTACAAATCTTGCTTTTCATCCTCAAGATAACAATATAATCGCTATTGGCATGGAGGATTCCACAGTTTACATCTACAATGTTCGTCTAGATGAGGTCAAGAGCAAGCTTAGGGGTCACTCTAAGAGAATTACTGGTCTTGCCTTTTCCCCTCTGTTGAATATACTAGTTTCTTCTGGAGCTGATGCCCAG ATCATTGTATGGGACTTGAATAATTGGGAAAGTAAGAATGGATGCTATTTGCAATCTCCAGCAGGAAGGACACCTACAGCAAGGTCAGACACCCAGATACAGTTTCACCAGGATCAGACACAGTTGCTCGCTGTAAACGAAACTCAAATTGCCATATATGACATGAGGAAAATGGAGTGTATAAAGCAG TTGGCTATAGGAGAAGCTTCAGCATCAATCTCCCATGCAACATTTTCATGTGATAGCCTGTTAGTGTACACCGGTTTCGTGGATGGAACAGTGCGCATATTTGGTGCCTCAAATCTTCAATTACAACGCCAGATAAATCCCGCCGCTTATCTCCCATCCAATGCCAG CTCAACTGTTTATCCGCTTGTGGTTGCTGCACATCCCCAAGAACCCAACCAGTTTGCCATAGGCCTAACTGATGGCAGCGTCTACGTGTTTGAACCACTTGAGTCTGAAGGTGAATGGGATGTTGTGCCCCAACCTCAACGCATTGAGAATGGATCCACAAGTACCATTTCTACTCAAGTTGCAGCCTTGGATCAAACCAAACCCCAACCCCAGGGCTAA